CTTCAAGCAGGGACTGATACTCGGCCGTGGGACGCGGCGGGACGGGCGGATCGGGATGTAATTGATTGAGCCGTTGGCGGGCCTCGTCGGCCATGGTCTCCAGCAAGCCCTTGGGGCGGGCCGTGGCCGCCAGAATGCGTTCCACCGCCCGTAGCGAGAAGGCCCGATAGCGGACGGCCCGCAGCAGCGCTCGCAACAGGTCCGCTTGCGCATACGCGCCCAACAGCGCCAAGACCTTCTGGGCCTCATCTTTGCCGTAACGCCGCGAGCCGAGCAGGCCGTCGAGAAAGCGGACCGCGGCCTCGCCCAGCCGCGCGTAGCCCTGGCGCAACATCTCCAGACGCTCCGCGCCGTCCCGGCGAGGCTGGTGTTCCGCTTGGATGCTTTGCCGGCCCGTTTGTCCGTCGCCCAACAACGGATGGCGGGCCGCCTCTTCCACCTGCGGACTGTAGATCACCAACTCCGTCTCGGTGATTCGCACCGGCAGCGTCTGGCCGAGGTATCGCCAGGGAACGCTGTAGCGGTTCCCGCGCCAGGCCACCAACCCTTCGGCGTCGACCACGCGGTAAACGACGGGCGACGGATCGAAAGCCCGCGCCGGCAAGGGAATCAAGTACGGCGCCTCCTCCGCATGGCGATCGATCGGCCGCTGGCCCGTCGTGCGATGCAGATGCACGTCGCTGACGTGTTCCAGCCACCAACGCGTGACTTCGTTGAGGTGCTCCAGCGACTGGAACGTGCGGCCATTGAGCAGCGAGCTTTCCACGAAGCTGAACGGCCGTTCGATTTTTCCCTTCGTCCGAGGCCGCCGCGGACGACAGGCCCACGGCTTGAAGCCGTAGTGCGTGGCGAACGCCAGGAACCGCGGGTTGTAGATCGGCTCGCAGCCGTCGAAGCCGCTGACCACGACCTTCATATTGTCGTACAGGCAAGTCGCGGCCACGCCGCCCAAGTGCTCGAAGGCCCGGATGTGTTCGCGGACGGTGGTCTCGAAATCCTGACGCTCCACGAAACGCAGATATTGCCGGCGCGAATACGCCAGCACGTAGCCGAACAGCTGCACCCGGCGCCGCCCCTCGACCGTGAAGTCGACGGTGTAGGTCGAATAATCCATCTGCGACTGCACGCCGGGCCCCGTTTCGAAGCGGACCGTCGGCAGCAAGGTCGACGAGGGGCGAGCGAGACGCAGCTTTTCGCGGACGATCGTGTAGCCGCCCGTAAATCCTTGGGCCCGCAGCTCCTCGTAGACCCGCGCCGCCGTGATGTCGGGATAGCGCGCCAGCAGGCTCTCGATCGTCGGCGCCCAGGCGTCGAGCTGGCTCGGCCGAGCGGGACGCCCTGGCGGATCGTCGCCGGCGCGGCCGGCTGCGAAGGCCCTTAGCATTTCGCGGACCGTACTGCGCGAGACGCCCAGTTCCCGCGCGATCGCGCGTCCCGAAGTTCCCGCTTGCCAGCGTTCGATGATCCGATTGCGAAGTTCTTCGGGCGTCATCTTTCTTACTCCCTCTCGCGAACTCGGAAGAGACCCGGCAGGGGCCTTCTCCTCGCCGTCGGCTGCGGTCGCTCAGGTCCCATGTTCGACCGTGCCGTACTGCGCGAAGCGCCCGCGCCCGCCGGGCCTTTTCTGAGCCCGAGGCCTAGGAAGCGCCTGTTTCTTGCCTTCAACTCGCCAACGCCCCCAGCAGATCCTCGGCCAACTCGGCCGCCAGACGGCATTGGCCGCCGAACTTCTCGAACCCCGGCCGCAGCACGCTCCGATCGCAGGCCGTCAGGTCCGCCCGGCCCCGATGCCGCAGCCAGTTCTCCATCCGGCTCAAGCCGTCCAACAACGCCCCCAACTGCTTGTTGATCCGATTGCCCGCCGGGCTCAACCGCGGATCCCAGCTCGGCAACGCGTAGCCGTGCGCCTGCTTCAACGCGCGGCGCGGATCGGACAGAATGAACTGTTCCTGCTGCCGCGTCGCCGAAGCCAGCAACAAGTCGACGGTTCCGCTCAACTCCCGGGCGCTCAACTGCTCGCGGCGCCGGACGAGCAGCAACTCGCCCTGGTTGCCCGCGGGCAACCGCACGAACTGGCGGGCCGCGGTCACGCTCAACAGCCCCAGCCGCAGATCTTCCCGCCCCTCTTCGCACAGCCGCTCCAGCAACGCCAGCCGGCGATGCACCCAACTCTTGTGCCGGCCCAGCAGGCTGGCCGCTTCCGCCTGGCTCAGCCCGTCTTCGCGAACCAGCGCGAACACGATC
This genomic interval from Polyangia bacterium contains the following:
- the istA gene encoding IS21 family transposase, translating into MTPEELRNRIIERWQAGTSGRAIARELGVSRSTVREMLRAFAAGRAGDDPPGRPARPSQLDAWAPTIESLLARYPDITAARVYEELRAQGFTGGYTIVREKLRLARPSSTLLPTVRFETGPGVQSQMDYSTYTVDFTVEGRRRVQLFGYVLAYSRRQYLRFVERQDFETTVREHIRAFEHLGGVAATCLYDNMKVVVSGFDGCEPIYNPRFLAFATHYGFKPWACRPRRPRTKGKIERPFSFVESSLLNGRTFQSLEHLNEVTRWWLEHVSDVHLHRTTGQRPIDRHAEEAPYLIPLPARAFDPSPVVYRVVDAEGLVAWRGNRYSVPWRYLGQTLPVRITETELVIYSPQVEEAARHPLLGDGQTGRQSIQAEHQPRRDGAERLEMLRQGYARLGEAAVRFLDGLLGSRRYGKDEAQKVLALLGAYAQADLLRALLRAVRYRAFSLRAVERILAATARPKGLLETMADEARQRLNQLHPDPPVPPRPTAEYQSLLEEPRHEKPPPADKDQADEGPSNQDESSERDSGDERLD
- a CDS encoding ParB N-terminal domain-containing protein — encoded protein: RVFGERHYEMNVGWDSWPVGEVHAVPLAEIGEHYRRYRLSSPEAEEEMVRSLRRWGQLAPITVSVREGLAEALDGFKRLSAARRTPGMTSLSARRLEVDERGAKAAIYGLNQIGRHLAELEEAWIVFALVREDGLSQAEAASLLGRHKSWVHRRLALLERLCEEGREDLRLGLLSVTAARQFVRLPAGNQGELLLVRRREQLSARELSGTVDLLLASATRQQEQFILSDPRRALKQAHGYALPSWDPRLSPAGNRINKQLGALLDGLSRMENWLRHRGRADLTACDRSVLRPGFEKFGGQCRLAAELAEDLLGALAS